One Lepus europaeus isolate LE1 chromosome X, mLepTim1.pri, whole genome shotgun sequence genomic window carries:
- the LOC133752520 gene encoding olfactory receptor 10A4-like, whose product MTQISEIILLGFGDLHGLQFFLFGLFLAIYVMTLMGNVVILTVVSADHSLHMPMYFFLGHFSFLEIGYITTIEPIMLRTLLSTHVSISFQACACQFYFFAALVATECFFLAVMSYDRYIAICNPLHYTSLMDYWGCLRLAGASWLAGFLAPILLVVLVFRLPFCSANEIDHFFCDLKPIMKLACTDTRVAEMTSFLCTTLFALGPFLLTLASYTHIISTILRIPSATGKQRAFSTCSSHLTVVSLYYGTLGIVYGFPLGPQYKDILKLLSLLYTVLTPALNPIIYTLRNKDVKEALRKWVQ is encoded by the coding sequence ATGACTCAAATTTCAGAAATTATCCTTTTGGGTTTTGGGGATCTTCATGgccttcaattttttctttttgggctATTTCTGGCCATCTATGTGATGACTCTCATGGGCAACGTTGTGATCCTAACTGTAGTGTCAGCCGATCACTCCCTTCACATgcccatgtatttttttcttggtcACTTTTCCTTCCTAGAGATTGGCTACATCACTACCATTGAGCCCATAATGCTGAGGACATTGCTATCAACCCATGTATCTATTTCCTTCCAAGCCTGTGCctgccagttttatttttttgctgccCTGGTGGCTACAGAATGCTTCTTCCTGGCTGTAATGTCTTATGATCGCTACATAGCCATCTGTAACCCACTTCATTACACCAGCCTCATGGACTACTGGGGCTGTTTACGACTAGCTGGTGCCTCTTGGTTGGCTGGATTTCTGGCCCCCATCCTTCTTGTGGTTCTTGTTTTTCGCTTACCATTCTGTTCTGCCAATGAGATTGACCACTTCTTTTGTGATTTGAAGCCTATTATGAAACTGGCCTGTACTGATACTCGAGTAGCTGAAATGACCTCTTTTTTATGCACCACTTTATTTGCCCTTGGACCCTTCTTGCTGACCCTGGCTTCTTATACACACATCATCTCCACTATCCTAAGGATTCCTTCTGCCACGGGAAAGCAGCGAGCCTTCTCTACCTGTTCTTCTCATCTGACAGTGGTCAGTCTCTACTATGGGACGCTTGGGATTGTCTATGGCTTCCCACTGGGGCCTCAGTACAAAGACATACTTAAGTTACTTTCCCTTCTGTACACGGTGCTTACCCCTGCCCTCAACCCTATCATTTACACCCTACGGAACAAGGATGTGAAAGAAGCCCTGAGAAAATGGGTGCAATGA